From the genome of Methanothermobacter sp., one region includes:
- the iorA gene encoding indolepyruvate ferredoxin oxidoreductase subunit alpha has translation MINLINAREGDVLFLLGNEAAARAAIESGVAVASTYPGTPSSEIGDVLSKVASKVGMYFEFSTNEKVALEVAAAAAASGVRSFTFMKHVGVNVASDSLVSIAYTGVEAGMVILSADDPSMFSSQNEQDNRHYARFANIPLLEPSNPQEVLDFTKYAFDLSEKFKIPVLVRTTTRVSHMRSKVKVGEIKKMRKKGQFKKDPSRFVLVPSTARIMHKELIKKTEKISKIVDKSPYNQIYHANGKYGIITSGGAFNYAHDLVNEKKLPISILKLGFTYPFPSGLVSQFLKDLEKVFIIEEVDPIIEKDVLSIIGQENLEVDVHGKLDGTFPRIYEYNQDIIGASIGKLLPLKVEKKKAPKTHLPERPPTFCPGCPHRATYYSVNKALEELEMDVIFSTDIGCYTLGIEKPYNTADYLLSMGSSIGAACGFSKATRQKIVSFIGDSTFFHAGIPPLLNAVHNKHDFLIVILDNNTTAMTGGQPHPGLPFDGMGNEAPAILIENIVKALGINVKVINPMNIKKSIRTFKKALTTPALNVVIARYPCQLSLKARGKPVRIDNNLCNECLECINKLACPAIIYNNGIKVDQRYCRGCTVCVQICPEKAIKPKRGSSK, from the coding sequence ATGATCAATCTAATAAATGCAAGGGAAGGTGATGTGCTTTTCCTATTAGGCAACGAAGCTGCTGCAAGAGCAGCCATAGAATCAGGAGTTGCTGTTGCAAGCACTTATCCAGGAACACCATCATCAGAAATAGGGGACGTACTTTCAAAGGTAGCATCTAAAGTTGGAATGTATTTTGAATTTTCAACAAATGAGAAGGTTGCGTTGGAAGTAGCGGCGGCAGCTGCGGCTTCTGGTGTAAGATCATTCACCTTCATGAAACATGTGGGAGTTAACGTGGCATCAGATTCGCTCGTAAGCATAGCATATACTGGGGTCGAAGCAGGCATGGTCATATTATCAGCAGATGATCCATCAATGTTCTCATCACAAAATGAACAAGACAATAGACACTATGCAAGATTTGCGAACATCCCCCTCCTTGAACCATCAAATCCCCAAGAAGTCCTAGATTTTACAAAATACGCCTTCGATTTATCTGAAAAGTTTAAAATACCGGTATTAGTCAGGACAACAACAAGAGTATCCCATATGAGAAGCAAGGTAAAAGTGGGTGAAATCAAGAAAATGAGAAAAAAAGGCCAATTCAAAAAAGATCCTAGCAGGTTTGTCCTCGTACCATCAACCGCAAGGATCATGCACAAAGAACTTATCAAGAAAACCGAAAAGATATCCAAGATCGTGGACAAATCACCATACAATCAAATCTACCATGCCAATGGTAAATATGGGATTATAACAAGTGGCGGTGCATTCAATTATGCTCATGACCTAGTAAATGAAAAAAAACTCCCCATCTCCATCCTAAAATTAGGATTCACATATCCCTTCCCAAGTGGGCTAGTATCACAATTCTTAAAAGACCTTGAAAAGGTTTTCATAATCGAAGAAGTCGATCCCATAATAGAAAAAGATGTACTATCCATAATCGGCCAAGAAAACCTCGAAGTAGACGTTCATGGAAAACTAGACGGTACATTCCCAAGAATATACGAATACAACCAAGATATAATAGGAGCTTCCATCGGAAAACTACTACCTCTAAAAGTGGAAAAAAAGAAGGCTCCGAAAACCCATTTACCTGAAAGACCTCCAACGTTCTGTCCTGGATGTCCACACCGTGCAACCTATTATTCTGTTAACAAGGCACTTGAAGAATTAGAAATGGATGTTATTTTTTCAACTGATATCGGATGTTACACCCTAGGTATAGAGAAACCATATAATACGGCAGATTACCTCCTATCCATGGGTTCAAGTATAGGGGCTGCCTGCGGTTTTTCCAAGGCAACAAGACAAAAGATAGTGTCATTCATAGGTGATTCAACATTTTTCCATGCTGGAATACCACCACTCTTGAACGCTGTTCATAATAAACATGATTTCCTTATTGTAATCCTTGATAATAATACAACCGCCATGACAGGGGGCCAACCACATCCTGGACTCCCCTTTGATGGTATGGGGAATGAAGCCCCTGCTATCCTTATCGAAAATATTGTTAAAGCCCTTGGCATAAATGTTAAAGTGATAAATCCCATGAATATAAAAAAGAGCATCCGAACCTTCAAAAAAGCTTTAACCACACCAGCACTTAACGTTGTAATTGCAAGATACCCATGTCAACTTTCACTTAAAGCAAGGGGAAAACCGGTTAGAATAGATAACAATCTTTGCAATGAATGTTTAGAGTGTATCAATAAACTTGCATGTCCAGCCATAATATATAACAACGGCATTAAAGTAGATCAAAGATATTGTCGAGGATGCACTGTTTGTGTCCAGATCTGTCCAGAAAAAGCCATCAAACCTAAAAGGGGGAGTTCAAAGTGA
- a CDS encoding indolepyruvate oxidoreductase subunit beta: MKLSYDIYICGVGGQGIIKAGEIIGWAAMKEGMDVVMSEIHGMAQRGGGVSTEVRIGEAKGTIIPNSHADLMMAFEPLEALRAAEKMKKDAYMIVNLTSIPPFNISPGEYPPVDEIITELKRFSNNVHAFDADRVALEAGHPLSMNMAILGAATATPDFPLSEDSIIESMKENLPERLFKVNLKAFKGGFMSL; encoded by the coding sequence GTGAAATTATCATATGACATTTACATCTGTGGTGTTGGCGGACAAGGGATCATAAAAGCTGGTGAAATCATAGGATGGGCTGCCATGAAAGAAGGAATGGATGTTGTGATGAGTGAAATACATGGAATGGCCCAAAGAGGTGGTGGAGTATCTACCGAAGTTAGGATAGGTGAAGCAAAAGGTACTATAATACCAAATAGCCATGCAGATCTTATGATGGCATTCGAACCCCTTGAGGCCTTAAGGGCTGCTGAAAAGATGAAAAAGGACGCCTATATGATAGTTAATCTGACCTCTATTCCACCATTTAATATAAGCCCTGGAGAGTATCCACCAGTAGACGAAATAATAACGGAACTTAAAAGATTTTCAAATAACGTACATGCCTTTGATGCTGATCGTGTGGCCTTGGAGGCTGGTCATCCTCTTTCAATGAATATGGCGATTTTAGGAGCTGCCACAGCCACCCCAGACTTCCCTTTATCTGAGGATAGTATAATAGAATCCATGAAGGAAAATTTGCCTGAAAGATTGTTCAAGGTTAACTTGAAAGCATTCAAGGGAGGTTTTATGAGCTTATAG
- a CDS encoding ACT domain-containing protein: protein MKVKQISVFLENKKGRLKKAVHALAEANINIRALSIADTSEFGILRLMVPDPEQAKKVLEENNFVVKLNDVIAVEVPDRPGGLDKILGILTKADMNVEYIYAFVEKKGEKAIVVIRTEDINEGIRVLKEAKVPLLSSEDISVL from the coding sequence ATGAAAGTTAAACAAATATCCGTATTCCTTGAAAACAAAAAAGGAAGGTTAAAAAAGGCTGTTCATGCGCTAGCCGAAGCTAATATAAATATAAGAGCTCTATCTATCGCCGACACATCTGAATTCGGAATACTGAGGCTCATGGTCCCAGATCCTGAACAAGCGAAGAAAGTGCTTGAAGAAAACAATTTCGTGGTTAAACTCAATGACGTCATAGCCGTCGAAGTACCTGACAGGCCAGGAGGACTTGATAAAATATTGGGCATCCTCACAAAAGCAGATATGAACGTGGAATATATCTATGCCTTCGTGGAAAAAAAAGGTGAAAAAGCGATTGTGGTGATAAGGACAGAAGACATCAATGAGGGTATAAGAGTATTAAAAGAGGCTAAAGTACCACTATTATCATCAGAGGACATCTCAGTACTATAA
- a CDS encoding phenylacetate--CoA ligase encodes MIWNPKAECMDEEKRRKIQLKRLQDTVKRAYENVPYYHKKFNELGIEPEDIESLEDIKKLPFTTKQDLREAYPFGMFAVPDDDIIEVHTSSGTTGKPTVSGYTQADIDLWSEVMARALTMAGATKKDRIQNCYGYGLFTGGLGIHYGAQRIGATVIPISAGNTKRQIEIMQDFETTILTCTPSYALYLAEALQKENVEIENLKLKAGVFGAEMWTEEMRNTIEERLGLTALNIYGLTEIIGPGVAMECHEKNGLHIFEDHFYPEIINPETLENLPPGKKGELVLTTLTREAMPIIRFRTRDITTLRKGECPCGRTLIRMDRITGRSDDMLKIRGVIVFPSQIEEALLKIDGLEPHYQIVVTRPKYLDELEVQVEASPALFSDEVKHVEEAKKMIEEHLQREIGLRVNVTLVEPESLPRSEGKAIRVIDKRKF; translated from the coding sequence ATGATATGGAATCCAAAAGCAGAATGCATGGACGAAGAAAAAAGAAGAAAAATACAACTTAAAAGACTTCAAGATACCGTGAAGAGAGCCTATGAAAATGTCCCATACTACCATAAAAAATTCAATGAACTCGGAATAGAACCAGAAGACATAGAAAGCCTAGAAGACATTAAAAAGTTACCATTCACAACAAAACAGGATCTCAGAGAAGCCTACCCCTTTGGGATGTTCGCAGTACCAGATGATGACATCATAGAAGTCCACACATCCTCAGGAACCACAGGCAAACCAACAGTATCAGGTTACACCCAAGCAGACATAGACCTATGGTCAGAAGTCATGGCAAGAGCCCTAACAATGGCAGGAGCAACAAAAAAGGATCGCATACAAAACTGTTACGGGTACGGATTATTCACAGGCGGCCTGGGAATACACTACGGGGCCCAGAGGATAGGAGCCACAGTAATCCCAATATCAGCAGGTAACACCAAAAGACAAATCGAAATCATGCAAGACTTCGAAACAACAATACTCACATGCACACCATCCTATGCCCTATACCTCGCCGAAGCCCTCCAAAAAGAAAACGTTGAAATAGAAAACCTAAAACTCAAAGCAGGAGTATTCGGGGCTGAAATGTGGACAGAGGAAATGAGAAATACTATAGAAGAAAGATTAGGACTCACGGCCCTTAACATTTACGGGTTGACAGAGATTATTGGCCCAGGAGTTGCGATGGAATGCCATGAAAAAAACGGCCTACACATATTCGAAGACCACTTCTACCCAGAAATAATCAACCCAGAAACCCTAGAAAACCTACCCCCAGGAAAAAAAGGAGAACTAGTACTAACCACCCTCACAAGGGAAGCCATGCCCATAATAAGATTCCGCACAAGGGACATAACAACCCTAAGAAAGGGTGAATGCCCATGTGGCAGAACCCTCATAAGAATGGACCGTATAACAGGAAGAAGCGATGACATGCTAAAAATACGTGGAGTTATCGTATTCCCATCACAGATCGAAGAGGCCCTCCTCAAAATCGATGGACTCGAACCACACTACCAGATAGTGGTAACACGACCAAAATACTTAGACGAACTCGAAGTCCAGGTTGAAGCTTCACCAGCACTATTCTCAGATGAAGTGAAACACGTGGAAGAAGCCAAGAAAATGATAGAAGAACACCTACAAAGAGAGATAGGATTAAGGGTTAATGTAACACTTGTAGAACCTGAGAGCCTGCCCAGGAGTGAAGGGAAGGCCATAAGAGTTATTGATAAAAGAAAGTTCTAA
- a CDS encoding sodium:solute symporter family protein, translating to MNIVVLGIVILVYFIMVGYAGYVAWRRTSTSEDYMVAGRKTHPYIMALSYGATFISTAAIIGFGGMAGVYGLGILWLVFLNILVGIFIAFVFYGKRTRRMSENLSAFTFPEFLSRRFRSRFIQYFGGAVIFLGMPLYASVVLIGAARFLEASLKLNFNIALIIMALIVAVYVVMGGIRGVMYTDALQGTIMFLGMIFLVLSTYYMLGGVISAHKALTGMGHLIPASAKSVGATGWTSMPVLGSPYWWTLFSTIILGVGIGVLAQPQLAVRFMTVESNRELNRGVLIGALFIFVMTWGAYVVGALSNVYFFREKGLLAIHASGGNADKIIPVFINSAMPEWFTYLFMLTLLSAAMSTLSAQFHVQGTAIGRDVYETLKRGGRSVLITRIGIIIAVIIAVILAYILPGSIIAQGTALFFGLCAATFLSVYTCALFWKGTTRAGAIAGMVSGAAISILWLLFVYKKTATALGLAKLLFGGLLIKTMPWPFVDPILVAVPISMIITVLVSLLTEKFDEDHLKKCFDGGV from the coding sequence ATGAACATAGTAGTCCTTGGTATAGTTATATTGGTCTATTTTATCATGGTGGGTTATGCAGGTTATGTTGCATGGAGGAGAACTAGCACATCGGAAGATTATATGGTTGCTGGTAGGAAAACACACCCTTATATTATGGCTCTTAGTTATGGGGCTACTTTTATTAGTACTGCCGCAATAATTGGTTTTGGTGGGATGGCTGGTGTTTATGGTTTGGGTATACTTTGGCTTGTATTCCTTAACATACTTGTGGGAATATTCATAGCCTTTGTATTTTATGGTAAAAGGACTCGTAGGATGAGTGAGAACCTTTCTGCTTTCACTTTCCCAGAGTTTCTTTCAAGGAGGTTCAGGAGCAGGTTTATACAATATTTTGGGGGTGCTGTGATATTCTTGGGGATGCCACTCTATGCTTCAGTGGTTCTTATAGGTGCTGCAAGGTTCCTTGAAGCTTCATTAAAATTGAACTTTAACATTGCACTTATTATAATGGCATTAATAGTGGCTGTTTATGTTGTTATGGGGGGTATAAGAGGGGTTATGTATACTGACGCCCTTCAAGGTACTATAATGTTCCTCGGCATGATATTCTTGGTCTTATCAACCTATTATATGCTCGGTGGTGTTATAAGTGCCCATAAGGCCCTTACAGGCATGGGACATCTCATACCAGCATCTGCCAAGAGTGTGGGCGCGACAGGCTGGACCAGTATGCCCGTCCTTGGAAGTCCATACTGGTGGACCCTCTTCTCTACCATAATACTTGGTGTCGGTATAGGGGTTTTGGCCCAGCCACAACTTGCGGTAAGGTTTATGACAGTAGAATCTAATCGTGAACTTAATAGAGGGGTTCTCATAGGTGCGTTGTTCATATTTGTCATGACATGGGGCGCTTATGTGGTTGGTGCGTTATCAAATGTTTACTTTTTCCGAGAGAAGGGTTTGCTCGCGATCCATGCGAGTGGGGGTAATGCTGATAAGATAATTCCTGTTTTTATAAATTCGGCGATGCCTGAATGGTTCACATACCTTTTCATGTTAACTTTGCTTTCAGCTGCTATGTCTACTTTGAGCGCCCAGTTTCATGTGCAGGGAACAGCTATTGGTAGGGACGTTTATGAAACCTTGAAGAGAGGGGGAAGATCCGTACTTATCACGAGGATTGGTATAATAATCGCTGTTATAATCGCGGTTATATTAGCCTATATCCTCCCTGGTAGTATAATAGCACAAGGAACCGCATTATTTTTTGGTTTGTGCGCTGCCACGTTCCTTTCAGTTTATACTTGCGCATTGTTTTGGAAGGGGACGACAAGGGCTGGTGCAATAGCGGGCATGGTCTCAGGCGCCGCTATAAGCATACTATGGCTCCTTTTCGTTTATAAAAAGACTGCCACAGCCCTTGGTTTGGCAAAATTGCTCTTTGGTGGGTTACTCATTAAGACAATGCCATGGCCATTCGTGGATCCTATATTGGTGGCTGTCCCAATTTCGATGATAATAACAGTACTTGTGAGCCTATTAACAGAAAAGTTTGATGAAGATCACCTTAAGAAATGTTTTGATGGTGGTGTATGA